A window of Chloroflexota bacterium genomic DNA:
CGCGCGGGCTGATCCTGGACCGTCACGGGACCGTCCTCGCCTCGAACCGCAAGGATGCGAACGGCGTCCCCTATCGGGTGTATCGCGACCGCTCGATGAGTCCGGTCATCGGGTACGACTCGCGGTTCTACGGCCTGACGGGCCTCGAGCGGACCTACGACGGAGAGCTGTCCGGACTTCGCCGGCCGGATCCGCTCGCCGACGCCCTCGCGAAGTTCGGGTCGCGGCGCTACGACCCGCAGAATCTCAGCCTCTCGATCTCGCTCCCGCTCCAGCAGGCGGCGCTCCGCGGACTCGGCTCGGACCGTGGCGCGGTGGTCATGCTCGATCCGAGGACCGGCGACGTCCTCGCCCTCGCGTCGTCGCCGACGTTCGACGCGTCGGCGATCTCGAATCCGGCGACCGCGCGCACGGCGTGGGCATCCATCGGCGCCGATCCGGCCCAGCCGCTGCTTCCCCGAGCGACGCTCGGGACGTACGTCCCGGGATCGATCCTCAAGATCGTCACGATGATGGCCGGCGTCTCGTCCGGCGCGCTCAGCACCGCCACGACGTTCCCGCAACAACCCGCTGCGGAACGGACCGGTCTCCTCGTCGACGGGTATCGGGTCCGGGATGGCCACCATCTGTTCACCGGCTCACAGGTACTCGACCTGTACAGCGCGACCGAGGTCTCGTGCAACATCTACTTCGCCCTGGCGGGGCTCAGGACGGGCGGGGCGGCGTTCGACGCGACCGCGCGGCGACTCGGCTTCTACGCGCCCATCCCGTTCGACCTTCCGACCGCGACGAGTCAGCTGACGAACGGCGGCGGGCCCCTTCCGGGTGGGTTCAAGGACGACGTCGAGCTCGCGAACGCGGCCTACGGGCAGGCCGAGACGCTCGTCACGCCGCTGCAGATGGCGCTCGTCGCGGCGACCGTGGCGAACGGCGGGGTGCTCATGAAGCCACGCCTCGTGACGGCGTTCACGGGGTCGACCGGCACCCGGACGGTCGCTCCCGAGTCGCTCGGGACGGTCATCGATCCGGCGGCCGACGCGGTCGTCCGGCAGGCGATGGAACTGGCCGTCGAGAGCCCCTGGGGCCGGATCTTCACCGCCGGAGCTGCCGTGCCCGGGATTCCGACGGCCGGCAAGACCGGCACGGCGCAGCTCGGCGGCACCGGCGAGCCGCACAGCTGGTTCATCGGCTTCGCGCCGGCGGACGCGCCGCGGATCGCGATCGCGGTCCTCGTCGAGAACGGCGGCGCGGGCGGCGATCGCGCGGCGCCCCTCGCCGGCCAGCTCCTCGCCCGCTACTTCGCGACGGAGGCGACCCAGTGAGCGGACCTGCGCCGCCGGAGCGTCGTCCGTGGATCGAACGGATCGGCCTGGCCGCCATCGCTCTCGTGTTCGCCGGACTCTTCGGGACGGTCGCCGTGGGGTCCTGGTCGGGAGGGGATGCGTTCCTCGCGGCGATGGGCGCGATCGGGTGCCTCATGACGGTGTGGGTCGGGATCGTCACCCTCGTCCGAGGCTGAGCGGCGTCAGGCGCGCCCTGGCACTACTCGCCGCCGAGGAGGCGCCAGACGCGGAGGACCTCCGCCACCGACCAGGCCTGGGCCGGACAGCCGCGGGGTCGATGCGGTGGATCGCCGTCGAACAGCTCGGAGATCGAGCCGAGGCCCGCGTCCGAGAGGTGCGCCTCGAACGGCCGGAGTATGGACAGCGCCGCCGTTCGATCGCCGCTGACGCGGTCGACCGCCTCGGCGTAGGCGCCGCTGAGCCAGGGCCAGGCGGGACCCTGGTGATACGCACGGTCGCGGGCGCCGGGGTCGCCCTCGTATCGGCCGTGGTAGGCGGGATCCGTCGGGGCCAGCGTCCGGACGCCGTACGACGTGAGGAGCGACCGGCCCACCGCCTCGAGCGTCACGCGCGCCGGGCCGTGATCGAGGAGCGGGAAGGGGAGTGACAGGGCGAGGATCTGATTCGGACGGAGCGCGAGATCGTCGCCGTCGGGACCGTCGACGACGTCCGCGAGGTGACCGAGCTCCGGGCGCCAGAAGCGCTGGCGAAAGCTCTTCGCGACCTGCTCGGCGAGCGTCATGCAGGACGTCCCGGGCCCGCTTTCGCCGCGAGCGAGGAGCCACGGCCCGACGGTGCACAGCGCGTTGTACCAGAGGGCGTTGATCTCGACCGGCTTGCCGATCCGCGGCGTCACCACGCGATCGCCGTCTCGCGCGTCCATCCACGTCAGCTGGAGCCCCGGCTCGCCCGCCTGCAGGAGACCGTCCTGGGCGTCGACGCCGATGCCGTGTCGGGTTCCCGAGATATGGGCGTCGATGATGCCCCGGACGACCGCGAGGAGCTCGTCGACGAGGGCGTCGTCTCCGGTCGCCTCCACATGCGAACGGAGCGCCTGGATGTACCAGAGGGCGGCGTCGACGGTGTTGTACTCGGGCGTGGCGGCCGCCGACGACGGGAAGTCGTTGGGCAGGAGTCCGTCGACGATCCACTGGCCGAAGGCGCGGAGGATCGTGGCGCCCACCTCAGGGCGGCCGGTCGCGAGGGTGAGGCCGGGCAGGGCGATCATCGTGTCGCGGCCCCAGTCGTTGAACCACGGGTAGCCGGCGATGACCGACCGACCCGGCTCGGGCTCGCCGGAGGGACCGGGCGGCACCACGCGGGCCACGACGAACTGGTCGGCCGCGAGGACGAGCTGGCGGACGAATGGCGAGGCCCGCTCCGTCCCGGCGAGGTGGACGAGCTCGGCGCTCCGGGCGCGCGCCGCCGCGAGGGCCGCCTCACCGTCCAGCTCGGGCGCCTCGTCGGTCGAGAGGACGAGCGTCCACGAGCCACCGGGCTCGAGCCGCGTGCGATGGGCGCCGGCGAGGAACAGGTCGGCGAGGTCGTCGAGGCCCCGCGCGGTCTCCTCGCGATGGCGGAAGTCCCACCACCAGCCGCCGGTCGGATCGACGTCGCCCGGGTCGGCGAGGATGCGGAGCGGCGTGCCGGCTGCTCCCCAGCGGACGAGCAGCCCGTGAGGGACGGCGGCGATCGAGGGTCCGGGGTCGTCGGGCGCCGCCCGGAGGAGGGCGTGGAAGTCGCGGTCGGTCACGAGGCAGCCGACCGAGAGGTCGATCGGCCGGGCGCCCCGCGCGTGGCGGTACCGGATGTACGTCGTGTTCGAGCCGTGCGCCATCCACACGCGCCGTTCGAAGAGTGCGTCCTCGATGGCGTAGGTCCAGACCGGGATCGTCCCATCGAGGGCGAACGACTCCGCGTGGACGTGGCCCCCACCGCCGATCGTGCCGTCGCCGAACTCGTGGCTGTGGAGGTCGACGACGGTCCCACCCACTGTTACCCGTTCGACGAGGCCCGCGACGAGCACCCGCCGGCCGACCGGAGGCTGGGTGGCGGCGACGAGCCAGCCGTGGTACCGGCGCGTCGCGATCCCGGCAAGGGTGCCGGACGCCGAGCCACCGAGACCGTTCGTGACGAGCCATTCGCGGCGCAGCCCGTCGTCGAGCTCGGCCGCGATCGCTCGTCCGAAGGCGACGAGCGGTGGCGGAGTCGGGGTCGGGGCGGCTTTCATCGGGAGGCCGTCAGCGGCCTGTCGCGCTGCCGGACGCCCGGTCCGTCATGTCGTCCGACGTCGTCATCGAGCGCGTGCTCGTCTGCTCGAGGAGCTTCGCGACGAGGGAGGTCCAGCCGGTCTGGTGGCTCGCTCCGAGACCGGCCCCGGTGTCGCCGTTGAAGTACTCGAAGAAGAGGGGCAGGTCACCGAACGCCGGGTCCGTGGCGAGGTGCTCGTTCGCTCCGAGGGCGGGCCGCCGACCGTCGGGGCCCGGCAGGAACAGGCCCTCGAGTCGACGGGAGAGATCGTCGGCGACCTCGACGAGCGAACGCAGCCTCCCCGACCCGGTCGGATGCTCGACGGTGAACTCGGGACCGTAGTAGTGATGGAACCGCTGGAGCGCCTCGATGATGAGGTAGTTGATGGGGAACCAGATCGGGCCGCGCCAGTTCGAATTGCCGCCGAACGTGCCGGTCCTCGATTCAGCGGGCTCGTAATCGACGGTGCTCACCGTCCCGCCGAGGTCGAGGCGGAACGGATGGTCGCGGTGATAGCGGCTCAGGGACCGGACGCCGTGGTCCGAGAGGAACTCGTCCGGGTCGAGCATCCGGGCGAGGAGCCGCTTGAGGCGGTGGCCGTGGACGAGGGCGAGGAGGCGGCGCCGGCCGATGCCCGGCTCCTCCCAGCTCGCGACGAGGCTCGCGAGCTCCGGTCGGTTGGCGAGGAACCAGCGCATCCGTCGCCGGAATCCGGGCAGCCGGTCAAGGATGTCGGCGTCGAGTGTCTCCACCGCGAGCATCGGCATGAGCCCGACGAGCGACCGGATGCGGAGCGGGATGACCGGCCCGCTGTCGAGGTGGAGGACGTCGTAGAAGAACTCGTCCGAGTCGTCCCACAGGGGGATGCGCTCGCCGTCGGGAAGGCCGACGCCGTTGAGCGCACCGGCGATGTAGAGGAAATGCTCGAAGAACTTCGTCGCGATGTCCTCGTACACCGGATCCTCGCGGGCGAGCTCGAGGGCGATGGCGAGCATGGACAGTGAGTACATCCCCATCCACGCGGTGCCGTCCGCCTGGCCGAGGTGGCCGGGGACCGGCAGTGGCGCGCTCCGGTCGAAGACGCCGACGTTGTCGAGGCCGAGGAAGCCGCCCTGGAAGACGTTGTTGCCGTCCACGTCCTTGCGGTTCACCCACCACGTGAAGTTGAGCAGGAGCTTGTGGAAGATCCGCTCCAGGAAGTCCCGGTCGCGGCGGCCGGAGACTCGGGCGTCGATCTGGTACACCCGCCGGGCTGCCCACGCGTGGACCGGCGGATTGACATCCGAGAACGCCCACTCGTACGCCGGGAGCTGGCCGTTCGGGTGCATGTACCACTCGCGGGTGAGGTGAAGGAGCTGCTCCTTCGCCGCTTCCGGGTCGATCTGGGCGAGTGGGATGGCGTGGAAGGCGAGATCCCAGGCGGCGAACCAGGGGTACTCCCAGGTGTCGGGCATCGAGAGGACGTCGGCGGTGTTGAGCTCCCGCCAGTCGCGGTTCCGGCCGCGTCGCCGCTCCGGCGGCGGAGCCGGCTGTCCCGGGTCGCCGTCGAGCCAGCGGCCGACATCGTAGTGGTACCACTGCTTCGACCAGAGGAGGCCGGCGAAGGCCTGGCGCTGCACCTGCCGCTCGTCGGCCGTCATGGCCGACCCGCCGAGCGGGGCGTAGAACGCGTCCGCCTCACGCCGCCGGAGGTCGAGGAGCCGGTCGATCCCGGCGAATGGGTCCGCCTCCGCATCGTCCGGCTCGGACCCCGCGCCGGCCGGGCCCGACTCGCCGATGGCTGGCGTCCCGGCCGATCGATCCATCCGCAGGCGGAGTCGGACGCGGGCGGATCCGCCGGCCGGCAGCTCGAGCCGGTGGTGGACGGCGGCCTTCGAGCCGATGCCGTCCGGGCTCACCCGGTCGAGCCGATCGAGGACGACCGCCTCGCCGATCCCGTCCTTGACGTACGGGTCGGGATTCGGTGCGCCGAACAGTCGCTCGGCATTCGTCTCGTTCTCCGTGAAGAGCAGGGCCGGCTCGCCGTCCGCGTCGAGCCGGAACCGGCCGAGCGCCGGGTGCTCGCCGACGATCCGCCGTCCGCCGCCGACGGTGCCGCCGTCGCGGAGGCGCGGTCGCGTGTGATGCGACCCCCACGACCAGGTGTTGCGGAACCACAGTGTCGGGAGGAGGTGGAGCGTGGCCGGCTCGGGTCCGCGGTTCGTGGCGACGATCGCGATCACGATGTCCTCGGGGCCGGCCTTCGCATATTCGACCTCGAGGTCGAACCAGCGACCGTCGTCGAAGATCCCCGTGTCAAGCACCTCGTACTCGGGGTCGGCCTTCGTCCGCCGTCCGTTCTCCGCGACGAGGTCGTCGTACGGGAACGCCCGCTGCGGATACGCGTAGCGGGCCCGCAGAAAGCTGCTCGTCGGCGTCGCGTCGAGGTACCAGTACAGCTCCTTGACATCCTCGCCGTGGTTCCCCTCGGGGCCGCTGAGACCGAACAGGCGCTCCTTGAGGATCGAGTCGACGCCGTTCCATACGGCGAGGGCGAAGCACAGCCGCTGCCGGTCGTCGCAGATTCCGAAGATCCCGTCCTCGCCCCAGCGGTACGCCCGCGAGCGGGCGTGATCGTGGGGAAGGTACGTCCAGGCGGAACCATCCGCCGAGTAGTCCTCGCGCACGGTGCCCCACTGGCGTTCGGACAGATATGGGCCCCAGCGGCGCCACGGCGTGGCCGGGTCCGCCGCCGCGGCGAGGCGGTCGCGTTCCGCCGACCGAACGTCGGACCGATCGTCGTCTCGTCGCCCGGTCGCCATCGCTGCGTACGGTACGCCGACCGGGGCCGATGGGCGTCGGCGGCCTCCGCTGGCTGGCGGGTCGGCGTCACGCCCGCGAACCATCCGCCGTCCCCGGTCGTACTATCCCCTGACACGCGGCGGGAGACCGCCCATCCGACAAGCGTGGCTCCGATCCGGATCGGGGGACGCGCCACCGCGAGGAGCCCGATGTCGAGCATCCAGGAGTCCGGCGAGAAGGTCGTCGCCAACGTCGAGCGGGTCATTGTCGGCAAGCACCACGAGGTCCGCCTCGCCCTCGTCGCGCTGCTCTGCCGCGGTCACCTGCTCATCGAGGACGTTCCCGGGACCGGCAAGACGATGCTCGCAAAGGCGATCGCCCGGAGTCTCGGCTGCACGTTCCGGCGTATCCAGTTCACGCCCGACCTCCTCCCGTCGGACGTGACCGGTCTCTCGATCTACAACCAGAAGACCCAGGAATTCGAGTTCCGGCCGGGACCGATCATGGCCCAGGTGGTCCTCGCGGACGAGATCAACCGGGCGACGCCGAAGACCCAGTCGAGCCTCCTCGAATGCATGGAGGAGCGCCAGGCGACGATCGACGGGACGACGTACCAGATGCCCGATCCGTTCCTCGTCATCGCGACCCAGAACCCGATCGAATATGAGGGCACCTTCGCCCTCCCCGAAGCCCAGCTCGACCGGTTCCTGCTCCGCATCCGGATGGGCTATCCGCAGCCGATCGAGGAGATCGTCATCCTCGACGAGCAGAAGCGGTCCCATCCGCTCGAGGAGCTCGCGGTCGTGTGCGAGGCCGACGAGCTGCGGGACCTGCAGACGGCGGTGCGCGAGATCTACGTCGACTCGTCCCTGAGCGAATACATCGTCCGCCTCGTCAACGGGACGCGGACGCATCCCGACGTCTATCTCGGCGCGTCGCCGCGCGGCTCACTCGCCCTCTACCGGGCCGGCCAGGCGCTCGCCGCGCTGCTCGGCCGGGACTATGTGATCCCGGACGACGTGAAGAGCCTCGCCGAACCCGCCCTCGCCCACCGCCTCATCATCAGGACGAGCTCGTCGATCCACGACATCCAGCCCGGTCACGTCATCCGGGAGCTGCTCGACTCGACGCCGGTGGAGGGGATCCGGCCGCAGGGTCGCGGCGGCGGCCCCCGCGACGTGTCCGCGGCGGCGGGCGCGTGATCGGTCGGCCGTGATCCGCCGGCTCCAGGCGGTCGTGGCGGCCGTCCTCCTCGTCGTCGCCGCCTTCGCGACCGGGCTGCCGTTCCTCTTCTTCGTCCTCTACCTCGGGCTCATCGTGGTCGGCGGGAGCTACATCCTCACCCGGCTCGGCCTCGCCGATCTCGAGGCGGGCTACGCCGTGAACCAGCTGAGCGGCCGGGTCGGCGACACGCTCCGCCTCACGTACACCCTGCGCAACGTGGGCCGGCTCCCGAAGCCGTGGCTGGAGGTCCACAACCCCACTGACCTGACCGGCGGGCTCACCGGTCGGGCTCTCGCCCTCGGGGCACGGGCGGAGCGCTCGTGGGTCGCGAAGACCCAGCTGACGCGACGCGGCCACTTCCGGATCGAGCCGCTCCAGATCCGGACCGGCGACCCGTTCGGCCTGTTCGAGGCGTCCGCGGTCGTGGGTGCCGGGCTTACCCTCATCGTCTACCCGCGGATCGAGCGACTGCCGCTGTGGCGACTCCCGGCGGCGAACATCGAGGGGAGCCACGCCGCGCCCGAGCGAACACTCCAGACGACGCCGCTCGCGACGACGGTCCGGCCGTATGCACCGGGCGACTCGATGAACCGCATCCACTGGCGCTCGACCGCCCGCCATGGCGAGATCCAGGTCAAGGAGTTCGACCTCGAGCAGACCTCCGACGCGTGGATCTTCCTCGACCTCGACCGCCGGGTCCAGGCGGGAGCGGGGGACGACTCGACGGTGGAGGTCGGCGTCCGCGCGGCCGCCTCGATCGCCGACCGGGCCCTGCTCGAGAATCGAGCGGTCGGATTGACCGTCGCCGGTCATCGGACCACCGTCCTGCCGGCGGATCGTGGCGGCCGGCAGCACCTCAAGATCATGCAGCTCCTCGCCGCCGTGGAGGCCGACGGAACGACCCCGCTCGCGGAGACGCTCGTCATCGGTCTCGCCCGACTGCGGCGCGGGATGACGGCGGTCATCGTCACGGCCTCGCGGGATCGGACGTGGGTCCGGGCTCTCGGTGCTCTGCGGACGCGTGGCGTCGCCTGCGTGGTCGTCGCGCTCGACGGACCGAGCTTCGAGGTGGCACCGGGCGCGGTCGGCGACGCCGGACCGACATCGGAGGGGGTCGCGGCGCAGGAGCGTCGAGCCCTCCGCCATGCGCTCGCGGAGTACGAGATCCCGACCCACGCCGTCCTTCGCGGTCGGACCCTCGCGGAGGCCCTCTCCGGATGAGCGGACCGATCGAGCGCAGAACCGCCGCCCGTCGACCGCCGCTCGGACCGGCGGAGGGGTGGACGACGATCGCCCTCCTCGTCGCGCTCGTCCTGCCCGTCGCCTGGTCGATCGCGGATGCCCGCTGGGTCCTCGGTCGCGGCGAGCTCACCTCGTTCCTTCCGCTCGCGGCCGTCGGCGGAGTGGGGTGGGGCATCCTCGGCGCGAAGGTCGGCTGGGGCCGCTGGACGACGCACCTCCTCGGCGCCGTCGTCGCCGCCCTCGTGCTGCCGATCGTCATCGGTCCGCTCATCGACCCGACGTCGAGCGGGCTCGCCGCGTCGTACGTGGCGACGGCCTCCTCCGCGATCGAGGCGATCCTCGACCTCACCGTCCGCGACCGGACGGTGACCCAGGAATACGGCCACTTCCTCCTCGTCCTCGGGATCCTCGTCTGGGGAACCTCCCAGTTCGCGGGCTACGCGGCGCTCGGCCATCGCCGCCCGCTCGGGGCGATCTTCGTCAGCGGACTCGTGCTCCTCGCGAACATTGCCCTCACGAAGGATCTCGCCGGGCACCAGCTGTGGTTCCTTGTCATGTTCAGCGCGGCCGCACTCCTCCTCCTCGTCCGGCTCCACGCGGAAGAGGCGCGGGCCGCCTGGCTCCGGCGGCGAATCGGGGATCCGCGGCAGGTCTCGAGCCTCTACCTCCGGGGTGGCAGCATCTTCGTCGGCGTCGCGATCGCCGGCTCGTTGGTTCTCACGACGACGGCCGCATCGGCACCGCTCGGGACCGCCTTCTCCGGGCTCGACGATCGGCTCGTGGAGGTGGGTCAGGCGTTCCAGCGGTACCTCCCGTTCGGCGGTCCGGGGACCCGTCTCTCGGGCGTCTCCTTCGGACCCACGGCGAGCATCACCGGGCTGTGGGTGACCGACACGGCGCCGGCCCTCCAGATCACCGTCCCTGCCGGGGACACGACGCCGTACTACTGGCGGGCATACGCGTACGACCGGTTCGTCGAGAACGGCTGGTCGATCTCGTCGAACACCCGGCAGGCCCGGGCGCCCGGATCGCCGATCCTCGGGGGGACCGGCGATGCCGTCGCTGTGCCGACGCTCCGCCACGAGCTGCGCTTCACCGTCACGAACGTTGCCTTCGCCGGGACGCAGATCTTCTCGCCCGACGCACCCGCCACCGTGAACGTGCCGACCGAGCTCACGGTCATCGGCGCGGACCGCTACTTCGCCGGGCTCGACGCGACCTCCGGCTGGAGCTCCTACACGGCGACGGCGCTCGTGCCGACCACCGCCACCGGAGGCTTCACGGCGAACCGGCTCCGGGCGGCCTCGACGGACTATCCGGCGGACATCGCGTCGACCTATCTCGACGTGCCGGCCGGCACGATCGGCTCGTATGGCCAGCAGCTGCTCGCCCAGATCCGCTCCGTCGCGCTCCGGATGAACGGCCATGCGCGAGGCGGCGACCCCTCGACCTGGGCGCTCGATCCGTACGACCTCGCGGCAGCCGCGGTCGCCGTCCTGCGGTCGAGCGAGTTCAGCTACTCGACGGACGTCACCGATCTCGCGACACCATGCAGCCAGCTCAGTACCGTCGAGTGCTTCGCTGAATACCGCCGCGGCTATTGCCAGTACTACGCGACGACGATGGCGATCCTCCTCCGTGCGGCGGGCGTCCCGACCCGCTTCGTGCAGGGCTGGCTGCCGGGCACACGGGATCCGTCCAGCGGGGTCGAGACGATCCTCCGCAGCAACTCGCACGCCTGGGTGGAGGTCTACTTCCCGGGCTACGGCTGGTTTCCGTTCGATCCGACGGGCAACGGCG
This region includes:
- a CDS encoding penicillin-binding protein 2; protein product: MSAPGGAPRPVDRNIGRVGLALAVAFAALAAGAGYWGVVRSADLSTAADDAGVIAAARATPRGLILDRHGTVLASNRKDANGVPYRVYRDRSMSPVIGYDSRFYGLTGLERTYDGELSGLRRPDPLADALAKFGSRRYDPQNLSLSISLPLQQAALRGLGSDRGAVVMLDPRTGDVLALASSPTFDASAISNPATARTAWASIGADPAQPLLPRATLGTYVPGSILKIVTMMAGVSSGALSTATTFPQQPAAERTGLLVDGYRVRDGHHLFTGSQVLDLYSATEVSCNIYFALAGLRTGGAAFDATARRLGFYAPIPFDLPTATSQLTNGGGPLPGGFKDDVELANAAYGQAETLVTPLQMALVAATVANGGVLMKPRLVTAFTGSTGTRTVAPESLGTVIDPAADAVVRQAMELAVESPWGRIFTAGAAVPGIPTAGKTGTAQLGGTGEPHSWFIGFAPADAPRIAIAVLVENGGAGGDRAAPLAGQLLARYFATEATQ
- a CDS encoding glycogen debranching enzyme family protein, with protein sequence MKAAPTPTPPPLVAFGRAIAAELDDGLRREWLVTNGLGGSASGTLAGIATRRYHGWLVAATQPPVGRRVLVAGLVERVTVGGTVVDLHSHEFGDGTIGGGGHVHAESFALDGTIPVWTYAIEDALFERRVWMAHGSNTTYIRYRHARGARPIDLSVGCLVTDRDFHALLRAAPDDPGPSIAAVPHGLLVRWGAAGTPLRILADPGDVDPTGGWWWDFRHREETARGLDDLADLFLAGAHRTRLEPGGSWTLVLSTDEAPELDGEAALAAARARSAELVHLAGTERASPFVRQLVLAADQFVVARVVPPGPSGEPEPGRSVIAGYPWFNDWGRDTMIALPGLTLATGRPEVGATILRAFGQWIVDGLLPNDFPSSAAATPEYNTVDAALWYIQALRSHVEATGDDALVDELLAVVRGIIDAHISGTRHGIGVDAQDGLLQAGEPGLQLTWMDARDGDRVVTPRIGKPVEINALWYNALCTVGPWLLARGESGPGTSCMTLAEQVAKSFRQRFWRPELGHLADVVDGPDGDDLALRPNQILALSLPFPLLDHGPARVTLEAVGRSLLTSYGVRTLAPTDPAYHGRYEGDPGARDRAYHQGPAWPWLSGAYAEAVDRVSGDRTAALSILRPFEAHLSDAGLGSISELFDGDPPHRPRGCPAQAWSVAEVLRVWRLLGGE
- a CDS encoding glucosidase translates to MATGRRDDDRSDVRSAERDRLAAAADPATPWRRWGPYLSERQWGTVREDYSADGSAWTYLPHDHARSRAYRWGEDGIFGICDDRQRLCFALAVWNGVDSILKERLFGLSGPEGNHGEDVKELYWYLDATPTSSFLRARYAYPQRAFPYDDLVAENGRRTKADPEYEVLDTGIFDDGRWFDLEVEYAKAGPEDIVIAIVATNRGPEPATLHLLPTLWFRNTWSWGSHHTRPRLRDGGTVGGGRRIVGEHPALGRFRLDADGEPALLFTENETNAERLFGAPNPDPYVKDGIGEAVVLDRLDRVSPDGIGSKAAVHHRLELPAGGSARVRLRLRMDRSAGTPAIGESGPAGAGSEPDDAEADPFAGIDRLLDLRRREADAFYAPLGGSAMTADERQVQRQAFAGLLWSKQWYHYDVGRWLDGDPGQPAPPPERRRGRNRDWRELNTADVLSMPDTWEYPWFAAWDLAFHAIPLAQIDPEAAKEQLLHLTREWYMHPNGQLPAYEWAFSDVNPPVHAWAARRVYQIDARVSGRRDRDFLERIFHKLLLNFTWWVNRKDVDGNNVFQGGFLGLDNVGVFDRSAPLPVPGHLGQADGTAWMGMYSLSMLAIALELAREDPVYEDIATKFFEHFLYIAGALNGVGLPDGERIPLWDDSDEFFYDVLHLDSGPVIPLRIRSLVGLMPMLAVETLDADILDRLPGFRRRMRWFLANRPELASLVASWEEPGIGRRRLLALVHGHRLKRLLARMLDPDEFLSDHGVRSLSRYHRDHPFRLDLGGTVSTVDYEPAESRTGTFGGNSNWRGPIWFPINYLIIEALQRFHHYYGPEFTVEHPTGSGRLRSLVEVADDLSRRLEGLFLPGPDGRRPALGANEHLATDPAFGDLPLFFEYFNGDTGAGLGASHQTGWTSLVAKLLEQTSTRSMTTSDDMTDRASGSATGR
- a CDS encoding MoxR family ATPase — encoded protein: MSSIQESGEKVVANVERVIVGKHHEVRLALVALLCRGHLLIEDVPGTGKTMLAKAIARSLGCTFRRIQFTPDLLPSDVTGLSIYNQKTQEFEFRPGPIMAQVVLADEINRATPKTQSSLLECMEERQATIDGTTYQMPDPFLVIATQNPIEYEGTFALPEAQLDRFLLRIRMGYPQPIEEIVILDEQKRSHPLEELAVVCEADELRDLQTAVREIYVDSSLSEYIVRLVNGTRTHPDVYLGASPRGSLALYRAGQALAALLGRDYVIPDDVKSLAEPALAHRLIIRTSSSIHDIQPGHVIRELLDSTPVEGIRPQGRGGGPRDVSAAAGA
- a CDS encoding DUF58 domain-containing protein, which encodes MIRRLQAVVAAVLLVVAAFATGLPFLFFVLYLGLIVVGGSYILTRLGLADLEAGYAVNQLSGRVGDTLRLTYTLRNVGRLPKPWLEVHNPTDLTGGLTGRALALGARAERSWVAKTQLTRRGHFRIEPLQIRTGDPFGLFEASAVVGAGLTLIVYPRIERLPLWRLPAANIEGSHAAPERTLQTTPLATTVRPYAPGDSMNRIHWRSTARHGEIQVKEFDLEQTSDAWIFLDLDRRVQAGAGDDSTVEVGVRAAASIADRALLENRAVGLTVAGHRTTVLPADRGGRQHLKIMQLLAAVEADGTTPLAETLVIGLARLRRGMTAVIVTASRDRTWVRALGALRTRGVACVVVALDGPSFEVAPGAVGDAGPTSEGVAAQERRALRHALAEYEIPTHAVLRGRTLAEALSG
- a CDS encoding transglutaminase domain-containing protein translates to MSGPIERRTAARRPPLGPAEGWTTIALLVALVLPVAWSIADARWVLGRGELTSFLPLAAVGGVGWGILGAKVGWGRWTTHLLGAVVAALVLPIVIGPLIDPTSSGLAASYVATASSAIEAILDLTVRDRTVTQEYGHFLLVLGILVWGTSQFAGYAALGHRRPLGAIFVSGLVLLANIALTKDLAGHQLWFLVMFSAAALLLLVRLHAEEARAAWLRRRIGDPRQVSSLYLRGGSIFVGVAIAGSLVLTTTAASAPLGTAFSGLDDRLVEVGQAFQRYLPFGGPGTRLSGVSFGPTASITGLWVTDTAPALQITVPAGDTTPYYWRAYAYDRFVENGWSISSNTRQARAPGSPILGGTGDAVAVPTLRHELRFTVTNVAFAGTQIFSPDAPATVNVPTELTVIGADRYFAGLDATSGWSSYTATALVPTTATGGFTANRLRAASTDYPADIASTYLDVPAGTIGSYGQQLLAQIRSVALRMNGHARGGDPSTWALDPYDLAAAAVAVLRSSEFSYSTDVTDLATPCSQLSTVECFAEYRRGYCQYYATTMAILLRAAGVPTRFVQGWLPGTRDPSSGVETILRSNSHAWVEVYFPGYGWFPFDPTGNGDTQPVALPAGPVVPTAPPATPGPAASDGARGPDRTPNRGGAAGSSSGTTPAAPSSAPFVVLAMILLVAVGGLAFAAYRRGPRGPTQPESAWAGVVRLAGRFGWAPRPTETPFEYATALGEALPVARPDLQLVARAKVEVAYGRRTLDPGRLAGVRASERRLRVVLLRLVLRRRERRDRGGTRGAPPTR